A genomic region of Papaver somniferum cultivar HN1 chromosome 7, ASM357369v1, whole genome shotgun sequence contains the following coding sequences:
- the LOC113299355 gene encoding prefoldin subunit 1-like, with protein sequence MADEASRTAFMEIQGRMIEATGKLKQVQAQMRNKEGEKKRAFLTLEELRQMSDDTNTYKSIGRTFILEPKPVLVAEQEKKFTDSESAIASLQTSKEYLEKQMVEIENNLKELLQQDPGLARQIMSLSV encoded by the exons ATGGCGGATGAAGCTAGCAGAACG GCATTTATGGAGATCCAAGGTCGTATGATTGAGGCCACGGGAAAGTTGAAACAG GTGCAAGCTCAAATGCGTAACAAAGAGGGAGAAAAGAAACGTGCTTTCTTGACATTGGAGGAGCTTCGGCAAATGTCTGATGATACAAATACATACAAATCAATTG GGAGAAC GTTCATTTTGGAGCCCAAACCTGTATTGGTGGCTGAGCAGGAAAAGAAGTTCACAGACAGTGAATCCGCCATTGCGTCATTGcag ACATCCAAGGAGTACTTAGAGAAGCAGATGGTAGAAATTGAGAACAATTTGAAAGAGCTCTTACAGCAAGACCCAGGCCTCGCTCGCCAGATAATGTCCCTGAGTGTGTGA